One window from the genome of Elephas maximus indicus isolate mEleMax1 chromosome 8, mEleMax1 primary haplotype, whole genome shotgun sequence encodes:
- the CYREN gene encoding cell cycle regulator of non-homologous end joining isoform X1, which translates to METMQSANKNRILPAWMTAQVVEKPVVPAKDPKRRRTAVAKASAARLPAMRTVYCMNEAEVVDAALAVLIEGRKREKSLEQKAPAKADKLELSPRSLRSPWSPGGRSEDKDNGEDSLPPSLGPSQELGGSDSTHSESQKEEEDALKYVREIFFS; encoded by the exons ATGGAAACCATGCAGTCTGCGAATAAAAATAGGATCCTGCCTGCGTGGATGACAGCCCAGGTGGTTGAGAAGCCAGTGGTGCCAGCAAAGGACCCCAAGAGGAGGAGAACGGCCGTGGCGAAGGCATCAGCAGCAAG ACTTCCCGCCATGAGAACCGTGTACTGCATGAATGAAGCAGAAGTCGTCGATGCCGCCCTGGCCGTCCTGATCGAG GGCCGCAAACGGGAAAAGTCCTTGGAGCAGAAGGCCCCGGCCAAAGCTGATAAGCTGGAGCTCTCCCCCCGCTCTTTGAGGTCACCATGGTCTCCTGGGGGCAGAAGTGAGGACAAGGACAATGGCGAGGACAGCCTTCCCCCCAGCCTCGGCCCTTCCCAGGAGCTGGGGGGATCTGACTCTACCCACAGCGAAAgccagaaggaagaggaggacgcCTTGAAATATGTCAGGGAGATATTTTTCAGCTGA
- the TMEM140 gene encoding transmembrane protein 140: MAIPEPQRGGRLLFLGILGLALLVIALLFYALLWKAGDLTELPDLRIGFYNFCLWNEDTDRLQCHQFPELEALGVPRAGLALARLGVYGALVLTLFVPLPLLLARCKRDKGEWQLAVGFLAASTVLLASGLGLFLSLVWRWLRLALLGPGFLALGTAQALLILLLVVTAAFPLGAGRDKSQLESC; the protein is encoded by the coding sequence GGGCGGCCGCCTGCTGTTCCTGGGGATCCTGGGCCTTGCGTTGCTGGTCATCGCCCTGCTCTTCTACGCACTGCTCTGGAAGGCCGGCGACCTCACCGAGCTGCCTGACCTCCGCATCGGTTTCTATAACTTCTGCCTGTGGAATGAGGACACAGACCGCCTGCAGTGCCACCAGTTCCCCGAGCTGGAGGCCCTGGGTGTGCCGCGGGCCGGCCTGGCCCTGGCCCGGCTGGGCGTCTACGGGGCCCTGGTCCTCACCCTTTTTGTCCCCCTGCCACTTCTCCTGGCACGGTGCAAGAGggataagggggagtggcagctGGCCGTGGGCTTCCTGGCAGCTTCCACGGTGCTGCTGGCCAGTGGCCTGGGCCTCTTCCTGTCCTTGGTGTGGAGGTGGCTCCGGCTCGCCCTGCTGGGTCCGGGGTTTCTAGCTTTGGGCACTGCCCAGGCCTTGCTCATTCTCCTGCTTGTGGTCACAGCTGCATTCCctctgggggcagggagggacaaGAGCCAGCTTGAGAGCTGCTAG
- the WDR91 gene encoding WD repeat-containing protein 91, which translates to MAEAVERTDELVREYLLFRGFTHTLRQLDAEIKADKEKGFRVDKIVDQLQQLMQVYDLAALRDYWSYLERRLFSRLEDIYRPTINKLKTSLFRFYLVYTIQTNRSDKAQEFFAKQAAELQNQAEWKDWFALPFLPSPDTNPTFATYFSRQWADTFIVSLHNFLSVLLQCMPVPVILSFDAECQRTNQVQEENEVLRQKLFALQAEIHRLKKEEQPPEEDQALAQHKLPPYVSNMDRLGDSELTMMCSQRSAALSQSPRVGFLSSLLPQSKKSPSRLSPAQASPQAQSAAKREATGSQAAKGKDLVSGSKDGKSHFGGLAAGESSWPQHRQRRLQDHGKERKELFSTTASQSAEKKPDTGSTETEPGPEPVEMATRGPEGGRPEQPFIVLGQEEYGEHHSSIMHCRVDCSGRRVASLDVDGVIKVWSFNPIMQTKASSISKSPLLSLEWATKRDRLLLLGSGVGTVRLYDTEAKKNLCEININDDMPRILSLACSPNGASFVCSAAAPSLTSQVDMSASDIGSRGVNQVPGKLLLWDTKTMKQQLQFSLDPEPIAINCTAFNHNGNLLVTGAADGVIRLFDMQQHQCAMSWRAHCGEVCSVEFSYDENTVYSVGEDGKFIQWDIHKSGLKVSESSLPPDATGPFVLSGYSGYKQVQAPRGRLFAFDSEGRYMLTCSATGGVIYKLGGEEKVLESCLSLGGHRAPVVTVDWSTAMDCGTCLTASMDGKIKLTTLLAHKL; encoded by the exons ATGGCGGAGGCGGTGGAGCGCACGGACGAGCTAGTCCGCGAGTACCTGCTGTTCCGCGGCTTCACGCACACGCTGCGGCAGCTGGACGCCGAGATCAAGGCGGACAAGGAGAAGGGGTTCCGG GTGGACAAGATTGTGGACCAGCTGCAGCAGTTAATGCAGGTGTATGACCTGGCTGCCCTTCGGGATTACTGGAGCTATCTGGAGCGCCGGCTCTTCAGCCGCTTGGAGGATATATACAGACCCACCATCAACAAGCTGAAAACCAGCCTGTTCCGCTTTTACCTCGTCTACACCATCCAG ACCAACAGGAGTGACAAGGCCCAGGAGTTCTTTGCCAAGCAGGCTGCAGAGCTCCAGAACCAGGCCGAGTGGAAGGATTGGTTTGCCCTGCCCTTCCTGCCATCCCCAGACACCAACCCCACCTTCGCCACCTACTTCTCACGGCAGTGGGCCGACACCTTCATTGTGTCCCTGCACAACTTCCTGAGCGTCCTGCTGCAATGTATG CCAGTTCCTGTGATCCTGAGCTTCGATGCGGAGTGTCAGAGGACCAACCAGGTCCAAGAGGAGAATGAAGTTCTGCGTCAGAAG CTTTTTGCATTGCAAGCAGAAATTCACCGACTGAAGAAAGAGGAGCAGCCGCCGGAAGAGGACCAGGCCTTGGCCCAACATAAATTACCTCCTTATGTCTCCAACATGGACCGCCTGGGGGACTCGGAGCT AACCATGATGTGCAGCCAGAGGAGCGCCGCCCTCTCTCAGTCACCGCGCGTGGGCTTCCTGTCCTCACTGCTGCCGCAGAGCAAGAAGAGCCCCTCGAGGCTGTCACCAGCCCAGGCATCCCCACAGGCCCAGAGTGCCGCCAAGAGAGAGGCTACCGGCAGCCAG GCTGCCAAGGGCAAGGACCTGGTGTCTGGGTCGAAGGACGGGAAGAGCCACTTTGGTGGGCTGGCTGCGGGGGAGTCCAGCTGGCCGCAGCACCGGCAGCGGCGCCTGCAGGACCACGGCAAGGAGCGCAAGGAGCTGTTCTCCACCACCGCGTCCCAG AGCGCAGAGAAGAAGCCCGACACTGGCAGCACGGAGACCGAGCCCGGCCCAGAGCCAGTGGAGATGGCCACGCGGGGCCCCGAGGGTGGCCGCCCTGAGCAGCCCTTCATTGTGCTGGGCCAGGAGGAGTACGGGGAGCATCACTCGTCCATCATGCACTGCAG AGTGGACTGCTCGGGGAGGAGGGTGGCCAGCttagatgtggatggagtcatcAAAGTGTGGTCCTTCAACCCCATCATGCAAACTAAGGCATCCTCCATCTCCAAGTCTCCGctgctgtctttggaatgggccacAAAGCGGGACAGACTG CTTCTGCTGGGCAGCGGTGTGGGTACAGTGCGCCTTTATGACACGGAAGCCAAGAAGAATCTCTGTGAGATCAACATCAACGATGACATGCCCAG AATCCTGTCTCTCGCCTGCAGCCCCAACGGGGCCTCTTTCGTCTGCTCGGCTGCAGCTCCGAGCCTCACCTCCCAGGTGGACATGTCAGCTTCAGACATAGGGAGCAGGGGCGTGAACCAGGTCCCTGGCAAGCTGCTGCTGTGGGACACGAAGACCATGAAGCAGCAG CTTCAGTTCTCCCTGGATCcagagcccattgccatcaactgcACAGCCTTCAATCATAACGGGAACCTGCTGGTCACCGGCGCAGCCGACGGCGTCATCCGGCTGTTTG ACATGCAGCAGCACCAGTGCGCCATGAGCTGGAGGGCCCACTGCGGGGAGGTCTGCTCTGTGGAGTTCAGCTACGATGAGAACACTGTGTACAGCGTCGGCGAGGACGGCAAG TTCATCCAGTGGGACATCCACAAGAGCGGCCTGAAGGTGTCTGAGTCCAGCCTCCCCCCTGATGCCACGGGCCCCTTCGTGCTGTCCGGGTACAGCGGCTACAAGCAGGTGCAAGCCCCCAGGGGCCGGCTCTTCGCTTTTGACTCTGAAGGCCGTTACATGCTGACGTGCTCTGCCACTGGGGGCGTCATCTACAAG CTAGGTGGGGAGGAGAAGGTTCTGGAGAGCTGCCTGAGCCTGGGTGGCCACCGAGCCCCTGTGGTCACTGTGGACTGGAGCACGGCCATGGACTGTGGGACCTGCCTCACAGCATCCATGGATGGCAAGATCAAGCTGACCACCCTGTTGGCCCATAAACTTTGA
- the CYREN gene encoding cell cycle regulator of non-homologous end joining isoform X2, whose product MRTVYCMNEAEVVDAALAVLIEGRKREKSLEQKAPAKADKLELSPRSLRSPWSPGGRSEDKDNGEDSLPPSLGPSQELGGSDSTHSESQKEEEDALKYVREIFFS is encoded by the exons ATGAGAACCGTGTACTGCATGAATGAAGCAGAAGTCGTCGATGCCGCCCTGGCCGTCCTGATCGAG GGCCGCAAACGGGAAAAGTCCTTGGAGCAGAAGGCCCCGGCCAAAGCTGATAAGCTGGAGCTCTCCCCCCGCTCTTTGAGGTCACCATGGTCTCCTGGGGGCAGAAGTGAGGACAAGGACAATGGCGAGGACAGCCTTCCCCCCAGCCTCGGCCCTTCCCAGGAGCTGGGGGGATCTGACTCTACCCACAGCGAAAgccagaaggaagaggaggacgcCTTGAAATATGTCAGGGAGATATTTTTCAGCTGA